In Sporichthya polymorpha DSM 43042, a genomic segment contains:
- a CDS encoding phenylacetate--CoA ligase family protein, producing MIESPQGDDRYWNKLTQTAPREVLDAHHLGRLRRMVGWAYENSPLHRRLYDEAGIKPADIRTWDDYHYRLPFTDKPDYLRDQEEHPSGFGGTALGPDRWQQYFHTTGTTGRFLNETFTEYEMQKAGTQYCYALWDYGVRRGDSMYFCFNWGSWIGLWSFYWGARTLGLRVISGGGSSTLERVEQIVKYKPTIVVATPTYLLHLTEVAEANGIDLRSAGVPMVAGGGEAGLSITATRERVSEAWNVGDRVMDAYGVGEALSIAQSCREWGGGVHVIEDNIHSYIVDPESGEPLADGEVGEHVITSFSRFSQPFIKYRTHDLVRMDRNPDHGCGWTFAHLPGVVLGRADFMVTIRGVNVYPTAVENLLGEVSGLSNHYELHITREAGFDRMLVKVEKDGASPRAAQELDSELSELLRKSIGVRLETEILAPDALPRYELKTKRVFDHRAAEERPAANLGGATR from the coding sequence GTGATCGAATCCCCGCAAGGCGATGACCGGTACTGGAACAAGCTGACCCAGACGGCGCCGCGAGAAGTGTTGGACGCACACCATCTCGGCCGTCTGCGCCGCATGGTGGGCTGGGCCTATGAGAACTCCCCGCTGCATCGACGGCTCTATGACGAGGCGGGCATCAAACCGGCCGACATCCGCACCTGGGATGATTACCACTACCGTCTTCCGTTCACGGACAAGCCCGATTACCTCCGCGATCAGGAAGAACACCCGTCCGGTTTCGGGGGGACGGCCCTGGGCCCGGACCGTTGGCAGCAGTACTTCCACACGACGGGCACGACGGGGCGCTTCCTCAACGAGACCTTCACCGAGTACGAGATGCAGAAGGCGGGGACCCAGTACTGCTACGCGCTCTGGGACTATGGAGTGCGGCGCGGTGACTCCATGTACTTCTGCTTCAACTGGGGCAGTTGGATCGGTCTCTGGAGCTTCTACTGGGGTGCGCGTACCCTCGGGCTCCGCGTCATCTCAGGCGGTGGGAGCAGCACTCTGGAGCGAGTCGAGCAGATCGTCAAGTACAAACCCACCATCGTCGTCGCGACCCCAACCTACTTGCTGCATCTCACCGAGGTCGCGGAGGCGAACGGCATCGATCTGCGGTCGGCCGGCGTTCCCATGGTCGCCGGCGGAGGAGAGGCGGGCCTCTCGATCACCGCTACCCGCGAGCGAGTGTCCGAGGCCTGGAACGTCGGGGATCGAGTGATGGATGCCTACGGTGTCGGGGAAGCCCTGTCGATCGCCCAGTCCTGTCGCGAGTGGGGTGGCGGGGTCCATGTGATCGAAGACAACATCCACTCCTACATCGTGGACCCCGAGAGTGGCGAGCCCCTTGCCGATGGTGAGGTGGGCGAGCACGTGATCACCAGCTTCTCCCGCTTCAGTCAGCCCTTCATCAAGTACCGCACGCACGACCTCGTGCGAATGGACCGGAACCCGGACCACGGCTGCGGATGGACGTTTGCCCACCTGCCCGGGGTGGTGCTGGGCCGCGCGGACTTCATGGTCACGATTCGCGGCGTCAACGTGTACCCCACCGCGGTGGAGAACCTCCTGGGGGAGGTGAGCGGCCTGTCCAACCATTACGAATTGCACATCACGCGGGAGGCCGGCTTCGACCGCATGCTGGTGAAAGTGGAGAAGGACGGGGCGTCGCCGCGGGCGGCGCAGGAACTGGACAGCGAATTGAGCGAGCTCCTCCGGAAGTCGATCGGGGTCCGGCTGGAGACGGAGATTCTGGCCCCCGATGCTCTACCGCGGTACGAGCTCAAAACGAAGCGGGTGTTCGACCACCGAGCCGCCGAGGAGCGTCCCGCGGCCAACCTGGGAGGAGCGACGCGGTGA
- a CDS encoding enoyl-CoA hydratase/isomerase family protein yields MTTYQHLLEEDLDKTIRILTLNRPERLNAWNTAMRAELRDAVERASEDPDLRVLILTGAGRAFSAGEDVSDMPELAAIGTRGFRSVARRIHDVFDTIEAMEIPVIAAIDGVAAGGGFELALSCDFRVLGESSRLVMPEAKVGLIPGSGGCSRLVRYVGLGRAKELVMLGANLDAAGATAAGLATRVVAGGQAREAAISLAQDLVARAPLAIGMAKLVLNTCTDVDSETGRRLERLGQSVLKTTNDHREGASAFIEKRAPQWSAT; encoded by the coding sequence GTGACGACCTACCAGCACTTGCTCGAAGAAGATCTGGACAAGACGATCCGCATCCTCACCCTCAACCGTCCCGAGCGGCTGAACGCCTGGAACACCGCGATGCGCGCCGAGTTGCGGGACGCGGTCGAGCGCGCATCGGAGGATCCCGACCTGCGGGTGCTGATCCTTACCGGCGCCGGCCGGGCGTTCTCCGCCGGCGAGGACGTCAGTGACATGCCCGAACTCGCCGCGATCGGGACGCGGGGCTTCCGTTCAGTCGCACGGCGGATCCACGACGTGTTCGACACCATCGAGGCGATGGAGATCCCGGTCATCGCTGCTATCGACGGTGTCGCCGCCGGCGGCGGCTTCGAACTCGCCTTGTCCTGCGACTTCCGAGTGCTCGGAGAGAGCTCGCGGCTGGTGATGCCAGAGGCGAAGGTCGGCCTGATCCCGGGCTCGGGTGGCTGCTCACGGCTCGTCCGCTACGTCGGGCTGGGTCGCGCCAAAGAGCTGGTGATGCTCGGCGCCAACCTTGACGCGGCGGGAGCCACTGCCGCCGGGCTGGCGACCCGCGTCGTAGCTGGTGGGCAGGCACGCGAGGCCGCCATCTCCCTGGCGCAGGACCTCGTCGCGCGCGCGCCCCTCGCCATCGGCATGGCCAAGTTAGTGCTGAACACCTGCACGGACGTCGACAGTGAGACCGGTCGTCGGCTGGAACGCCTGGGACAGAGCGTGCTCAAGACCACGAACGACCACCGAGAGGGCGCGTCCGCGTTCATCGAGAAGCGGGCCCCGCAATGGAGCGCCACCTGA
- a CDS encoding MaoC/PaaZ C-terminal domain-containing protein — translation MPLESRTTAPISRLQIARYACAVGDFNPVHVDEAFAAKRGLPSVIAHGPLTASLILDLIADQVGPDAIRKFDVRLAAPVFPDDELTVDFGGEGIIVRKADGSVAAKVTLEVAE, via the coding sequence ATGCCATTGGAATCTCGGACAACGGCTCCGATCAGCCGCCTCCAGATCGCGCGCTACGCCTGTGCGGTCGGCGACTTCAACCCCGTGCACGTGGACGAGGCCTTCGCGGCTAAACGCGGACTGCCGTCGGTGATCGCGCACGGTCCGCTCACCGCCTCCCTGATCCTCGACCTGATCGCGGACCAGGTGGGGCCCGACGCCATCCGAAAGTTTGACGTGCGCCTGGCGGCGCCGGTCTTTCCCGACGACGAGCTCACGGTCGACTTTGGCGGCGAGGGCATCATCGTGCGCAAGGCCGACGGCAGCGTGGCGGCGAAAGTGACCCTGGAGGTGGCCGAGTGA
- a CDS encoding FAS1-like dehydratase domain-containing protein: MRVDAAGTLVYEGEEIVSATQLRKLAEAIDTPAATETATLVPWFGPTVAGEKQFVEALDLDLSRALLAGLSYEWVRPFVADESVAVRVLIAKVFDKGTNRFGVVVTEFSDKSGQLIHRQNATFIESIGA; the protein is encoded by the coding sequence ATGAGAGTCGATGCCGCCGGCACACTTGTTTATGAGGGTGAGGAGATCGTGTCGGCCACGCAGCTGCGTAAGTTGGCCGAGGCGATCGATACACCTGCTGCCACGGAGACCGCGACCCTAGTCCCGTGGTTCGGCCCCACGGTCGCCGGTGAGAAGCAGTTCGTCGAAGCATTGGACCTAGATCTGTCCCGCGCTCTTCTCGCGGGTCTCAGCTACGAGTGGGTGCGGCCCTTCGTAGCCGACGAATCGGTCGCCGTCCGCGTCCTGATCGCGAAAGTCTTCGACAAGGGCACAAACCGGTTCGGGGTGGTGGTCACCGAATTCAGCGACAAGTCAGGACAGCTGATTCACCGTCAGAACGCCACCTTCATTGAGTCGATCGGAGCCTGA
- a CDS encoding SDR family NAD(P)-dependent oxidoreductase, producing MTRTALVTGGSRGIGAAVVCQLVARGIDVAFTYRGALDAAEKVLADCEGAPGRATAFHYDLLESDPQELVRSTAVWGGGLDALVLNAGVWAGGRLTEMDPVDWWAVIEANLRGAGRLAAAAVPILNAREGSSITFVSSAVALIGFPGDTAYASAKSAMVGLARSLAKEVGREGTRANVLAPGFVETDMTAQIPDRSRAGILHATQLRRFGTADEIAQAAVFLAIDATYCTGAVLTVDGGWSL from the coding sequence ATGACTCGGACGGCACTGGTCACCGGCGGATCCCGCGGCATCGGGGCCGCCGTGGTGTGCCAGCTCGTCGCGCGCGGGATCGATGTCGCCTTCACCTACCGCGGTGCGCTTGATGCGGCAGAGAAGGTGCTTGCCGATTGCGAAGGCGCCCCAGGCCGCGCGACCGCCTTCCACTACGACCTGCTGGAGTCTGACCCGCAGGAGCTTGTCCGCTCGACCGCCGTGTGGGGGGGTGGACTGGACGCCCTCGTCCTCAACGCCGGGGTTTGGGCCGGCGGGCGGTTGACCGAGATGGACCCAGTCGATTGGTGGGCGGTCATTGAGGCGAATCTGCGCGGAGCCGGGCGGCTTGCCGCTGCCGCCGTGCCGATCCTCAACGCCCGCGAAGGTAGCTCGATCACCTTCGTCTCCTCCGCGGTCGCGTTGATCGGGTTTCCCGGTGACACCGCCTACGCGTCGGCGAAATCCGCGATGGTGGGGCTGGCCCGCTCACTGGCGAAGGAAGTGGGCCGGGAAGGCACGCGGGCGAATGTCCTGGCACCGGGCTTCGTTGAGACCGACATGACCGCGCAGATCCCCGATCGCAGTCGGGCGGGGATCCTGCACGCTACGCAGCTGCGCCGTTTCGGCACCGCCGACGAGATTGCGCAGGCCGCGGTGTTCCTCGCCATTGACGCGACCTATTGCACGGGTGCCGTGCTCACCGTGGACGGGGGCTGGTCATTGTGA
- a CDS encoding Phenylacetic acid catabolic protein, which translates to MTLTVESGVAPAQGRVYAEGDPEMPAEFRELLVRMLSHHLENSTNPQYTALLNQLWERGMTLIPDQRLKVTFAKLMQQEVEHGAITARILEGLGVGPIDAPIQQYFFHLPIESFCDLAFFNGVGDRVGCYIGETWEGVPYRPLLEVADRLHKDEVFHATFGMNNLRRIVATPEGLAEANERIKIWWPAALDMFGRSDSSFSDAYVRWGLRKKNNAELREQYIADTRPMLDKLGITVPDDTANRRYL; encoded by the coding sequence GTGACGCTGACGGTGGAGTCTGGGGTTGCCCCGGCGCAGGGGCGGGTGTACGCCGAGGGTGATCCGGAGATGCCGGCGGAGTTCCGTGAGCTGCTGGTGCGGATGTTGAGCCATCACCTGGAGAACTCGACGAATCCGCAGTACACGGCGTTGCTGAACCAGCTGTGGGAGCGGGGGATGACCCTGATCCCGGATCAGCGGTTGAAGGTGACGTTCGCGAAGTTGATGCAGCAGGAGGTCGAGCACGGGGCGATCACGGCGCGGATTCTGGAGGGTCTGGGGGTGGGCCCGATTGATGCGCCGATTCAGCAGTATTTTTTCCACCTGCCGATCGAGTCCTTCTGTGATCTGGCGTTCTTCAATGGCGTTGGGGACCGGGTGGGCTGTTACATCGGGGAGACCTGGGAGGGGGTGCCGTACCGGCCGTTGCTGGAGGTGGCGGACCGGCTGCACAAGGACGAGGTCTTCCACGCGACGTTCGGGATGAACAACTTGCGCCGGATCGTGGCCACGCCGGAGGGGTTGGCGGAGGCGAATGAGAGGATCAAGATCTGGTGGCCTGCCGCGCTGGACATGTTCGGTCGGTCGGACTCGTCCTTCTCCGACGCGTATGTGCGTTGGGGCTTGCGCAAGAAGAACAACGCTGAGCTGCGCGAGCAGTACATCGCCGATACCCGGCCGATGCTGGACAAGCTCGGCATCACCGTGCCGGATGACACCGCCAACCGGCGCTACCTCTGA
- a CDS encoding acyl-CoA dehydrogenase family protein, protein MDFSNTERSRDLQGQVRAFLHERVLPAEAIYRQQLNALPTRHHEPPVIAELKHDAKAAGLWNLFMPDPAWGPGLSNAEYAPLAELMGRSLIAPEVFNCNAPDTGNMEVLSMFGTPDQQERWLRPLLAGEIRSCFLMTEPAVASSDATNMGATIRRDGDEYVLNGRKWWITNGPRPHSAIGIFMGISDPEAPQHRRHSMMLVELDRPGIRIERTLSVFGYDEGDGHAEIVFEDVRVPASNLLQQEGDGFRIAQGRLGPGRIHHCMRAVGQSERALELMIRRAAERQTFGASLIDRDLIRSYIAESRMDIDQSRLLTLHAAWLIDQVGAKAARKEISMIKVAVPRAALRVIDRAMQTFGAAGLSQDTPLAHHYAHARTLRIVDGPDEVHILTVARLEIAQQMAGI, encoded by the coding sequence GTGGACTTCTCAAATACCGAGCGCAGCCGTGACCTGCAGGGACAGGTGCGTGCTTTCTTGCACGAGCGAGTGCTCCCCGCCGAGGCCATCTACCGACAGCAGCTCAACGCCCTCCCAACCCGCCATCACGAGCCGCCTGTAATCGCGGAGCTCAAGCACGACGCGAAGGCCGCCGGACTATGGAATCTCTTCATGCCGGATCCGGCATGGGGCCCTGGCCTGTCGAACGCCGAGTACGCACCGTTGGCGGAGCTGATGGGCCGCAGCCTGATCGCGCCCGAGGTGTTCAACTGCAACGCGCCGGACACGGGCAACATGGAGGTGCTTTCCATGTTCGGCACACCCGACCAGCAGGAGCGCTGGCTCCGGCCCCTGCTGGCAGGCGAGATCCGCAGCTGTTTTCTCATGACGGAGCCGGCAGTGGCGAGCTCGGACGCCACCAATATGGGCGCCACGATCCGCCGCGACGGAGACGAGTACGTCCTGAACGGCCGGAAGTGGTGGATCACGAACGGCCCCCGGCCGCACTCCGCCATCGGGATCTTCATGGGGATCAGCGACCCGGAGGCACCTCAGCATCGGCGGCATTCCATGATGCTGGTCGAGCTTGACCGACCTGGCATCCGGATCGAACGAACGCTCAGTGTCTTCGGCTATGACGAAGGCGACGGCCACGCAGAGATCGTGTTCGAGGACGTACGAGTGCCGGCCTCCAACCTGCTGCAGCAAGAGGGCGATGGCTTCCGCATCGCACAGGGCAGGCTCGGGCCGGGCCGCATCCATCACTGCATGCGTGCCGTGGGCCAATCCGAGCGCGCCCTCGAACTGATGATCCGCCGCGCCGCGGAGCGTCAGACGTTCGGGGCCTCGCTCATCGACCGCGACCTAATCCGTTCCTACATCGCCGAGTCCAGGATGGACATCGACCAGAGCCGCCTGCTGACCCTCCACGCGGCGTGGCTGATCGACCAGGTAGGCGCGAAAGCTGCGCGCAAGGAAATCAGCATGATCAAGGTGGCAGTACCGCGAGCCGCCCTTCGGGTGATCGACCGCGCCATGCAGACGTTCGGCGCCGCCGGACTGTCCCAGGACACGCCGTTGGCGCACCACTACGCCCACGCCCGAACGCTGCGCATCGTCGACGGTCCTGACGAGGTGCACATCCTCACCGTGGCCCGCCTGGAGATCGCGCAACAAATGGCCGGCATTTGA
- a CDS encoding MaoC family dehydratase, with protein sequence MNTDPPGRLILDRPQELLDHIGFGLGPSSWYTVEQSAVDAFADATADRQWIHVDPERAAKGPFGTTIAHGYMSVGLITPLFSEVLVVHDQSMIVNYGMERVRFPAPVLLPARVRLTGTIAHAEPVARGIHLASDVILELEGSAKPACVARVLYRYLT encoded by the coding sequence TTGAACACCGACCCGCCGGGTCGGTTGATTCTCGACCGGCCCCAGGAACTCCTTGACCACATCGGCTTTGGCCTCGGTCCCTCGTCCTGGTACACCGTAGAGCAGAGTGCGGTGGATGCCTTCGCCGACGCGACGGCCGACCGGCAGTGGATCCACGTCGACCCTGAACGGGCCGCCAAGGGACCATTCGGCACGACGATCGCCCACGGGTACATGAGCGTGGGACTCATTACTCCTCTCTTCAGCGAAGTGCTCGTAGTTCACGACCAGAGCATGATCGTCAACTACGGGATGGAGCGAGTCCGTTTTCCGGCGCCAGTGCTGCTACCGGCCCGCGTCCGTCTCACCGGAACGATCGCCCACGCCGAGCCGGTGGCGCGCGGTATCCATCTCGCGAGCGACGTGATCCTCGAGCTTGAGGGCAGCGCAAAACCGGCGTGCGTCGCGCGCGTTCTTTACCGCTACCTGACCTGA
- a CDS encoding thiolase family protein — MRDAVIVEAVRTPIGKRNGGLASVHPADLSAQVLIALTQRSGIDPAIVDDVIWGCVNQVGEQTFDLARTAALSAGWPESVPGTTVDRQCGSSQQAVHFAAAGVIAGHYDMVVAGGVESMTRVPMGSTMIANPLGQRYIERYGVEFPNQGIGAEEIADRWGLSRAQLDEFSLESHEKAARATDEGRFQDQIVPVPTVEGLISIDEGIRRGSTVTKLATLAPAFRPDGCITAANSSQISDGAAALLITSSENAERLGLRPLARIHTAVLAALSPMPMLHAPMPATEKALAKSGLQLTDIGAFEVNEAFASVPLAWLKDIGADPALLNPLGGAIALGHPLGGSGARLMTTLVHHMRDENIRYGLQTMCEGGGQANATILELL; from the coding sequence ATGCGCGACGCCGTGATCGTCGAGGCAGTACGGACACCCATCGGCAAGCGGAACGGTGGGCTCGCGAGTGTTCACCCCGCCGACCTATCGGCTCAGGTCCTGATCGCCCTGACGCAGCGCAGCGGCATCGACCCGGCCATCGTGGACGACGTGATCTGGGGGTGCGTAAACCAGGTCGGCGAGCAGACCTTCGACCTCGCCCGCACTGCGGCGCTATCGGCGGGCTGGCCGGAGTCAGTACCGGGCACGACCGTGGATCGACAGTGCGGATCCTCGCAACAGGCGGTGCACTTCGCCGCCGCGGGTGTCATCGCCGGACACTACGACATGGTGGTTGCCGGCGGAGTTGAGTCGATGACCCGAGTCCCCATGGGCTCGACGATGATCGCCAACCCACTCGGGCAGAGGTACATCGAGCGTTACGGAGTCGAGTTCCCGAACCAGGGAATCGGTGCCGAGGAGATCGCCGACCGCTGGGGACTGTCACGGGCCCAACTCGACGAGTTCTCGCTCGAGTCCCATGAGAAGGCGGCGCGTGCCACCGACGAGGGCCGATTCCAAGACCAGATCGTTCCGGTTCCGACAGTGGAAGGCCTGATCAGCATCGACGAGGGGATCCGACGCGGCAGCACCGTCACGAAGCTCGCCACGCTCGCACCGGCATTCCGACCCGATGGGTGCATCACGGCGGCGAACTCCTCCCAGATCTCCGACGGAGCGGCCGCCCTCCTCATCACCAGCTCCGAGAACGCCGAGCGTCTCGGACTCCGCCCCCTGGCCCGGATCCACACCGCAGTTCTGGCGGCCCTTTCTCCAATGCCGATGCTCCACGCACCAATGCCGGCCACGGAGAAGGCGCTGGCAAAGTCGGGCCTTCAACTCACGGACATCGGCGCGTTCGAAGTCAACGAAGCGTTCGCCTCGGTGCCACTCGCATGGCTGAAGGACATCGGTGCAGACCCGGCCCTGCTCAATCCGCTCGGAGGCGCGATCGCCTTGGGTCATCCCCTCGGCGGTTCAGGGGCCCGCCTGATGACGACCCTTGTGCACCACATGCGCGACGAGAACATCCGGTATGGCCTCCAGACCATGTGTGAGGGTGGAGGCCAGGCAAACGCGACCATTCTGGAACTGTTGTGA
- a CDS encoding amidohydrolase family protein: protein MRRLPLRYPRVPMIVPHLGGVMPIYLERMNNQLAHALEDTGLRPGDVARLLYYDSVSHSSEVALHAACRSLGPDRLLLGSDYPALEYFEPYPRSTNYIRQSGPPPADIGAILAGNASNLFPPQTSSRRR from the coding sequence GTGCGGCGGCTGCCGCTCAGATACCCGCGGGTCCCCATGATCGTGCCGCACCTGGGTGGGGTGATGCCGATCTACCTGGAGCGGATGAACAACCAGCTCGCGCACGCCCTCGAGGACACCGGACTGCGCCCCGGTGACGTCGCCAGACTGCTGTATTACGACAGTGTGTCACACAGCTCGGAAGTGGCCCTCCACGCCGCCTGCCGTTCTCTGGGACCAGATCGGTTGCTCCTCGGCAGCGACTATCCCGCGTTGGAGTACTTCGAGCCTTACCCGCGCAGTACCAACTACATCCGGCAGTCGGGTCCGCCGCCCGCCGACATCGGCGCGATCCTCGCCGGCAACGCCTCGAACCTCTTCCCACCCCAGACGTCGTCGCGTCGTCGCTGA
- a CDS encoding creatininase family protein, whose translation MDHLLTTATTADERRRAARIAVLPVGSFEQHGDHLPLITDTVIACVIAREIAAAHDLLLLPPITISCSHEHSAWPGTVSISARTLYAVVTDIADSAAHTGADKLLIVNGHGGNYVLGNVVQEANVDGPRMALYPSRYDWDAARREAGMEATNSEDMHGGELEVSILMHAHPELVGAGAGELDHLSEDRSLLHTLGMAGYTPHGVIGRPSLATADKGKSALEALLARSAAALELLTPGRPQAG comes from the coding sequence GTGGATCACCTGCTCACCACCGCGACGACCGCGGACGAGCGCCGCCGCGCCGCCCGCATCGCCGTCCTGCCGGTCGGCAGCTTCGAACAACACGGCGATCATCTCCCGCTGATCACCGACACCGTCATCGCGTGCGTGATCGCACGCGAGATCGCCGCCGCGCACGATCTGCTACTGCTCCCGCCGATCACGATCTCCTGCTCCCACGAGCATTCCGCCTGGCCGGGGACGGTCAGCATCAGCGCGCGGACGTTGTACGCGGTGGTCACCGACATCGCCGATTCCGCCGCCCATACTGGCGCTGACAAGTTGCTGATCGTGAACGGGCACGGCGGGAACTACGTCCTCGGCAACGTTGTCCAGGAGGCGAACGTCGACGGGCCGCGGATGGCGCTGTACCCGTCCCGGTACGACTGGGATGCTGCCCGCCGCGAGGCCGGGATGGAGGCCACCAACAGCGAGGACATGCACGGCGGTGAGCTCGAGGTTTCGATCCTGATGCATGCCCATCCCGAGTTGGTGGGCGCCGGGGCCGGCGAGCTGGACCACCTGTCCGAGGACCGCTCGTTGCTTCACACCCTGGGAATGGCCGGTTACACACCACACGGCGTGATTGGCCGGCCGTCTCTCGCCACCGCCGATAAGGGAAAGTCCGCTTTGGAAGCGTTGCTTGCACGTTCGGCCGCGGCGCTCGAACTTCTCACGCCCGGTCGGCCGCAGGCTGGCTGA
- a CDS encoding helix-turn-helix domain-containing protein produces the protein MAKNKLRAARENRGWSQTRLMRELTRAAGEVGVTLPADDTMRTAISRWENGHRVPEEFYRQLFRAAFGLTDFDLGFAPMALPSLGPPVEEWPSVQPDALAQFETILAGYTALDHLAGHRPLLVAVTDQAGFLEARARWASGVQREGLLRLVGRYAEFAGWLHQEAGDHDAAMAWTDRALDAAHEIDDLRAMAYVLHRKSNIATQAGRPGRGIGLAEAALRRPAELPGTLRAVALRQRANALALLGERQDCERALGQALEAASGSVGEGLGDPAGYCTPAYVQSEAGGCWIVLRAPARAIAQLESALTQWPADQERDRGLCLSRLALAHAVGGDLDTGVAVGLDATNVVRQAPSARSIDQLRQVRALLAGSRTVRGAQKFEAGLADLTGEGAA, from the coding sequence ATGGCCAAGAACAAGCTGCGAGCGGCGCGGGAGAACCGCGGCTGGTCACAAACCCGCTTGATGCGCGAGCTGACGCGGGCCGCAGGTGAGGTCGGGGTGACGTTGCCAGCCGACGACACGATGAGGACCGCGATCTCGCGGTGGGAGAACGGCCACCGGGTCCCCGAGGAGTTCTACCGCCAGCTGTTCCGAGCAGCGTTCGGGTTGACCGACTTCGACCTCGGGTTCGCCCCGATGGCGTTGCCCAGCCTGGGGCCGCCGGTCGAGGAGTGGCCCTCCGTACAGCCCGACGCGCTGGCTCAGTTCGAGACCATCCTCGCCGGCTACACCGCTCTCGATCATCTGGCCGGACACCGTCCGCTTCTCGTGGCCGTCACCGATCAGGCCGGCTTCCTCGAAGCGCGCGCTCGGTGGGCGAGCGGGGTTCAGCGGGAGGGGTTGCTGCGGCTGGTCGGCCGGTACGCGGAGTTCGCCGGGTGGCTGCACCAGGAGGCCGGGGATCACGACGCCGCAATGGCCTGGACCGACCGGGCTCTGGACGCGGCGCACGAGATCGATGACCTGCGGGCCATGGCGTACGTGCTGCACCGCAAGAGCAACATCGCGACCCAGGCCGGGCGTCCCGGCCGTGGAATCGGTCTGGCCGAGGCGGCCCTCCGCCGCCCGGCCGAGCTGCCGGGCACGTTGCGCGCGGTCGCGCTGCGGCAGCGCGCGAACGCGTTGGCGTTGCTGGGCGAGCGGCAGGACTGCGAGCGCGCGCTCGGGCAGGCGCTGGAAGCCGCCAGCGGGTCGGTCGGGGAAGGCCTAGGGGACCCGGCGGGCTACTGCACCCCGGCCTACGTGCAGTCGGAAGCGGGTGGGTGCTGGATTGTGCTGCGCGCTCCGGCCCGCGCTATCGCCCAGCTCGAGAGCGCTCTGACGCAGTGGCCGGCCGACCAGGAGCGGGACCGGGGCCTGTGCTTGTCCCGGCTCGCGCTGGCGCACGCGGTCGGCGGCGACCTGGACACGGGTGTGGCGGTCGGCCTCGACGCGACCAACGTGGTGCGGCAGGCCCCGTCGGCCCGGTCGATCGACCAGCTGCGTCAGGTGCGTGCCCTGTTGGCCGGGTCGCGTACGGTCAGGGGTGCTCAGAAGTTCGAAGCAGGCCTGGCCGATCTGACCGGCGAGGGCGCGGCATGA